The following nucleotide sequence is from Drosophila kikkawai strain 14028-0561.14 chromosome 2L, DkikHiC1v2, whole genome shotgun sequence.
TCTTTAAAGAAACCTATAATTAATACTCCTtgctctctttctttctctaaGATATTtggaaatattgtttttagttttaacaataaaaaaatcgtttaaatttatatagaaaatcttTCATTTGGGGACTAGTCATTTTTTTCAGAATAAAATCCCATTTATAAACATATCACCACCTTTCGATCTGACAAGTTCGTGGACCTGCCTGCGTCACGGAGCCTAGTTCATTGATCGACGCGAAGGTttctcaaaaaataaaataaaaaagttcactaaataaatttcatttttccatTAATTCTTTCCACATGCATTATTGATATAAAGCCAGCGGAAAGTGAAAGATCTGGATGTCCCAAGAGAGATTGCTATCGGTAGGAGGCTTCAATCTGATTGTAAGAcaacattttttgtattttatttgtgtttttaagtTATCATGATTTTAtcaagaattttatttattaaaattatgttttctaaaaataaataatacttcaaataattaataaaataaaattaaaattaacaaaagtaatttttttctttgttaaaaatatgGGAAACTGTGAAGTTTTTAGCTTAACAATAATTAAACCtagcttttaatttatataaaaatatatgattataaaacttataatattatattatacagaaatatatttttatataaatatatcatagTTTATAGATTtcatgaatatatatagtttcatataacaatatatttttattttaatataattttatataattatattttcataaagtaaatattataCATAGAGCAttcaaaattctttaaaaatttgtatgaTTTTTCCCGattaaacaaacattttttgtctgtCGCAAAAAACCTTATCAAAAGGCTGTTGAACTTTCCAAAACAGAAACGGAGAAGGAATATAGAGACGGAGGTGAAGAGGTAGCAGCAGATCCCGGGCTAGACTGGAGCATTGCAACCCCCTTAAGTTCCCAGAAGTCCCACAATCCCCAAAAAAAGACAACAATTTTTAAGGCTGATGTAATTCAAGATGAAAATTGCACGAGATTCACTTTCGAGAGGACGAAGATCGAAGATCCCTGAATGACTGAGCGTCAAGCAGTCTCGATTTGGTTTGGGGTCTATATCCTTATCTATGCAcctgctaatttattacaggccacttgttgttgttttgattAATACCCTCGTGTTTTGTGTTTTCCTTTTCGGtgtatttttcatattttgtgCATAAACAAAGTCACATGaatgattttatttgattttttttggccaacgcAGCGTCGACGACCAACGGCGGCACTCTTCTCGTTTGAATTCACAGAAAATGTGGGTCATCGACGTCAACGAAGATGGGCGGATGTGTGATTcggtttattttgtatttaaataatacctTTTTAAGGGGTATATGAGTTAGAAAAAGAGTTAGgggatttttttaaagaaatcgaAGGGGAACTCTTAAGCTCTTTTTCCTTtcaaatgttttcttttttttttaatttattttatttattctaacaatattatacaattaatttaaatatatttataggcAGACAACTTAACTATAATAAATGTCAAGTAATTccttatataatattttgtttactaTTTCTTGCATTCCTTTCTTAGAACTATTTACAGCtgaaataatttgtttaccaACTCAAGTGTCAAAAAGACTTAAGAAAACAAGAATAATTACTAGGACTTTAATGCATACTCTTTCttttagttaaaatataaattataaaaaagtttttttgaaataaaggaattatattatttagaaataaacaaagaaaatatctTTTCCTTGCTAAATATATCTCTAAGATACTTTTAAAACCACCTGTATCTAACATATTAGAGCATCCCTACCGTCATCTACTCCCCATTGTttgatgacattttcattttctcttACCTTTTTCTCAGTATTCATTTCACTCAgtctgaaaaaataaaaacaagttgCCATTCGACCCACAGCAGCTCATTCACAAAACTATCTCAGACTCGTTTAGAAATAGATCCCacccgaaaaaaataaaatatataaaatctattcAACCAAAACACGTAGCACGTAAGCGGATGGTGCAATTTCATCagcaaatttcaatttcaccCGGCGAAAAACAGATTTCAGACGAATTTTATTGTCTTTACCGGTGTCTCCTCCCCCCTTTGCCTCTGGCGGAACGGAAAGAACACCCCTCGGCGCTTAGAGAGTCGGCTAAGAATTTCTCAAGACGCATTTTCACTTTAGCTGCAACGCAAtaggaaaattatttacacaAAGGGAAAAATTAGGTAGAGATTGGGGTGATATATCTtaggatttttaattaatttatgaagattagaaatttattaaaataaaataaaatgatataatgatttataattaatttatgaaactttaaaaatttataaaaataaaataaaatgttataatagtaaatagttttaatttgcgcttaaaagtatgcaatgatatatactatttttatatcagaATCTACAGAAACCATAGAATTTTCTTAATAACTTGTTTTCATAACTTGTTtgttcataaaaaataaaatctaattcttcttaatttcttatcaatatttctctctctgtgtttACACTATGCTCTCACTCTGCCTCTCTGCGCAGGTATCAATGGCAAGGGAAATCCGAGCCGGTTCTTTGAGGGTTGATAACAGCTAATGGCCTGTGTCTCCGTCTcagtttctctctctctctctctctggagAAATAAATCTCCCGCATAGGCCGGTAAACGCACGTAGGGCTGGTTTTATGCTGTGGACTACGTGCTGGATGACACGGCATAATTCCGCCGGTCTCTCGGTGTTTTTGTTCTGGGGATTCTACTTAGGCTCCcctgtttacaatttttgggGGTCAGTTGGCACTTACCCTACCTAGATATGGGCTGCCCAACTCCCACCCCCCACATTAAGCGTAATTGATGTATGTGGGTCAGGcttttccataaatattttcctctgataccaaatacatatatccttCAAGGTCCAAGCAAAAGTTTCCCCTGTTGAGATAATAAATTTTAGCACGCTTAGTGGTTAACCTTGTGCAGAATTCTATAGGTGGGCGGTCGCCCAGATCTTTATAGATCAACACACACGTGGCGGCTTTACATTAACCCCGGCGATCCATTGGTTCCCTTTCGTATGGCCCGTGGCCAAAAAAATAGCGAATTACGCCGAATTGGCGCCGacgtaagcaaaaagttcctTTTGGCGCTACTTACATGCGTCCAACGATTAAAAATCGTCAACATCGCCCCCGCATGGCGTGAAGCGCTCGTGCCGCTGCTTGGGAGTACCCTGTACTTGGGTGGGTACGTTTGCAACTCAGAGAACTTGGGAACTAAGAGGGGTAGAGatttgaattttggtatgtGACCTGGTTTATGAACCTTCTTTTGTTAAGTAGTTGTTTCAAAGGTTTATATAAGTTATTAAAGCTTTAAATAGTTATTCAAATGTTAAGACAAACTATATTGTAAGGTGAAAAACATGTTAAAAGCATCCTACATTCTTTTCTGTTAAATTGtcacaattttaatatatatttctaacgAAAAGAATAAATTGccttatatattatatattacacCTCTTGGAACTAAGAAAATATCAGTTATATAACTTCAAAATTTGGTATGTAAAGAATTAGGATTGTTTTATTgtgattaataaaataaaggccAATTATAACGTAACAttactttaattattaatatttaaaaatcctaAAATTCCATTTACTGGGTATTCTTCTAGCCCAAAAACCTTCCTAAAATATCGTATGTTTTATTGCTATGCTGGCCGAGTGCCAGCATGCTCACGGAATACGCTTGGAACCTACGTCAAAAGTTTGCCGGCAACGTGTCTTTATGCTAATTAATTGTATTTCATGAAAACGAGTGCAAAATAATAGCCCCTGTGACACACGAGAGATAGGAGCTGGGAGAGTACTTCCCGAAATTCCGCGGAAGAATGTTTTAGCACTAAAAAGTTAGAGAGAGCCGAGACCTTTTAGAGACGTGGTGATAACAGCACACTTCACCTGAGTCATTCGCATAATTTAAGTACGAATTCGATTTCCCCCTCTGGCCAGATCGATAATAGAAATTCTTGTTAAGAAATTATTCCTGCCGCTGGCTAACTTGTTTACCAATAATATTGCCATGcattaaacaataacaaatggCTAAAGATAAACAAGAGCTCAAGGCGAGAAGCCCCTCAAGAAGGCTCTCCCTCTGCCTCTCTTTTGCTAGAAATGTCTCTAAAGGTGTGCAGCAgactaaaacaaaaacaaattaaaaacaagaacaaaaaatatatataaatattaaaatacaaaaacaaaccgCGCCGGTTTGTCACAAACTACGCAGAAAATACTCGccgataaaaacaaaaaacaaaacatcaggcgatgagagagagagctgaGAGAACCCAGAGAGCCGGAGGTATAAATAGCGGTTGCTTTCCGAGTTCAGCCAGCAATCGCTTAGCGAACAGCCAACAGCCAGGAGCAGCTAGTAGCCATCAGTACTCATCAGTGCCCCACAAAGCTGATAAAAACCCACTCAAAACAACGCAATTTGTGTAAACAATAAAACTCTTGTGGAGGCATATCTTACAAGCTTACAAAAGCAGCGGAAAGTTTTCAAACAAAAGGCataaaatcaatcaattaaaaaGATGTCTGCATCGCCCACTGCCCGTCAGGCCATCACCCAGGCCCTGCCCATGATGACCAGGAAGATTGTCATCTCGGATCCCATCCAGATGCCCGAGGTGTACTCCTCGACGCCTGGAGGAACCCTGTACTCCACCACACCTGGAGGTAAgtcaaagaaaaatattctaacAAATCAAAACGAATCAAGTTAAATCagccaaaaatattaaataaaatttaaagttatttttgagtcaattaaaattagtttcaAGTTCTTAAAACATTCATAATAAATGTATTACAAGCTCTAGCTCTTAGAAACCTTttcacttttcttttttaaacgATTTAAATATAACTTAAATATCAAGTTCATGCTCTAAAATTAAAACTCAGGGCTTGTActattttaaaaccattttaaaatacattttgcaaTTACCTTTGCTTAGTATTTTAAGGCTATTTAAAgaacaaatttaattacaatttatttcaatGAACTTAAACAACTACTTAAATTCTCTctaaatttctaaacattttaatttaaattttaatttgccttTCAAATTCttttctgaatgaaacttttttCCCTTATAATTTTACCCACAAACAaagcttttgtttaaaattcttaaatttatttataaatcctaactcaccttaattttttgtttggttgtTGGCTGATGAAACTTGGACATCCGACTGAATCAGTCAGCGGAATAAATGATAACCGAAATAATCAGACAGACTCACAGCAGGCGGGACACATGTGCTCCCCTTGGAGTTCATGACTCACAATGATTACCCAGCTGTTTGCCTTATCTTTGGGAATTCTAAATAGATATTCCTTAGCTGATGCAACCGCAGACACTAGACACCTTGACTAACCCCTatcttttcctatttttttccaGGCACCAAGCTAATCTATGAGCGCGCCTTCATGAAGAATCTCCGTGGTTCGCCCTTGAGCCAAACGCCGCCCTCGAATGTGCCCAGCTGCCTGATGAGGGGCACCCCCAGGACACCTTTCAGGAAGTGTGTTCCCGTGCCCACGGAGCTGGTCAAGAAGACCACGTCTTTGAAGATCGAGGACCAAGAGCAGTTCCAGCTGGAGCTGTAGTCTGGCGGCCATCAAGAGCTTTAAATTCCAAGCAAGCAGCAACTGCCAAATCATACTTAGTTCTTAGTAGTTAAACCCTAAAAAACCCGATCTTATAAGCTTAGAaaccttttaaattaatttaaatattagttgTCCAAgttcttaatttattaagtTCTTAAGTTCTTAGGTTTTAAAGTTCTCAAGTCCTTAGTTCTTCCAATTGTTTCTTGTTCTTTCGGTCATATTGACTCAGTAAACTTGTAAAACTTTAGTGAATAAGTAAcaaaaaagcaataaaaaaatctaaatatttaaaaattacattttgaattgaattttaatttatttgccgGCTTATCAAGGtcataattttctttatataaaatCTAGATTAATGTTTGAAGCAGCCTATAGATTGCCAAACATGTGCGAATTGCTTGCTTTATCAGCAAAAATGAACCTTGGGGAGGCCATGCGTCTGATAGAACACTTTCCCACTTCACCTTGAGtcagtttaaatttatatattttcgtcAGTTTGTTGAACTTTGTATCGAAGAAATTATTAACGTTTAGAGAGAGGCATAGAGGCATAGAGGGAGTGAGAATTATAGACAGCTGGAAATACCGGCCGGCTTTTTTAGTTAGCTAAGTAGTCACTGGCCCCAGCAGCGCGTGTCCCAGTTaccgaaaaaataaatataaaaaaaatatatacaaagcaaacaaaagatCAACACACACAAGGGTGTGTGTGGTATAATgtatctacaaaaaaaaaccggcAAACAagaccaaaaacaacaagaaatagATCTTCAAAAACTGCGCAGTTAGGAAACGACTttggctttgcctttgcctttgccccCTAGcctcccttttttttcgagtataaaatacatatatatatgtatatatgtatatatatatataccaagCACATGTTCTGATAGAGTCTATCCCGGAGAGCACGAATCTATAGCCCAGATGACTATCCCTTCCCAGAGCACGTTTCTAGCGTCTCCCTCCATCTGGATTATTGCGCATGAATAATACTTTTGTAATTACttaatatttgaataattGTTTAGTCTGAGTTTTAGCAACGCAGTGCAAAAATTCGATTAGCCCATAGATAGAGGAGCAAATAAGTAGTTGTTAGTTTCTACGCATGCAAATTCTGTGCTATCAGTCAATGTTTATTCgcttataaataaatggcaaacaattttaatttaatgggTAAACTTTAGTGTTGTCGGAGTCTAGACAGAACAAATAGTTGTTGATGTGTtgtgtacatttttaaattaatttgctgGGGAGTTATGCATTTACaaatgaatcaataaagttaATAACTTATGAtatggtttttgtttgttatcttggttgatttttggttttaaatattatcaatTAAACATATGATAATTTCTAATAATTATTAGGTTTATggttaatacaaaatatttatacttttaagtttaaaaaaagttttaacttttttattggattaagtatttttttatatattaagcaCGATTGTTTTTACGTATCAATATAtcaataaatttgtataaattttggAACGTATAAAATTACCTTCCTTATTTTATGTTCCTTATTTTCaatgtttagtttttatgttaataatatgaaaaataaaaaatatttatatttgaaaaatgcttactttatatgaaaaatatttaaatttacatttttcaaattgtttatatttttagagacacaaattatgaagaaattagttattttattttatattttttactttcaTGGATTAAGCTCTTtctttttgataataataaaagattCTTATCTTATATATCGCGactatttaaaatgtggcgctgTTTTCTAGTATTATTTCAAAGATTCGTAATTTTGTAGACTGTAATTCACAAAAtattgcctacttttaggcACAATTATAAAGACAGTACCGTTGAAGGCCGTTTATATAGCCTTTTCTTTATGGAGCCACTCATCtacagttttaaatatttaaaaaaaattttaaattaaaattataaggtATGTAGTTTTAAGGAAATATAAgagcaaatttattttttaatttttcaagtgTTACTttacctttttaaaaatatttatacattttttttatatttatttatccatTATGTTTCCTCAATAAATGGaataattagaaaataattgtaaataaaattaataaaatcagagaatatttaaaaataaaaataaattaagcaatttatttaagttttacttcaccttttcttttatatttatacattaccACTTTCCAATCGTTTTCccaataaataagaaatatataaaatacttgtaaataaaataaaatactttaagCATCAAAAAACATGGAATTTGTATTCCCCACCCCTTCAATTATTTGTTCTCTTTATTCCAAACCACATCTAACTATTACTTAAATCAATTTCCCTTTGTTTTTAACCATATTCATAAGTTTATTTGATCAAGTTTCGTTGTTTCGCATAGGACAAATGTACAAGAATCTCTAAATATCGAAAGCAATCTTACAATCTAAGACAAAAGAAGGCGTGtgtttaattacaaatatttacaatatttatttatatttctttatagaTAGATGAGCGAATGAGTGAGAGAGTGTAGAGTGTGGATAGGATAGGTCGATCGATAGCCTCTCTACTACTTGAACCTCAGCAGGTTATCCGCTCCGCCCAGAGGACCATGACCAAAGTGCAGGGCATCCGAGGTGGACTCTGAACGAGTGCGAGCATCCAAAACGGAGGCCACCCGCTGTTGACCACTGATGTAGCCCAGAGAACCCGAGCCCAGGTACACATTGCCATTGGCCAAACGCACAAAGCCCAATCCTCCTGACCCCAAGGCTATGGCATCTCCGCCTTGCGATGATCCTCCCTGAGATCTCGGCTGAATGgccagctgctgttgctccaaCAATAAAGCGTTTGCTCGGGAATCTAACTGAATGCCATTGGCCGCCGGAGCACCCACATGGGCTCCAAAACGATCAAAGAAGCTGGAACCCGACAGGAATGGAGCCGGAGTCTCGTCTATGTCGTTGTCTATGATCTCAATGACGGCGTATTGCTTCAGCTGCCTGCCATTGGACACATAGGACTCTCCGGGAGAGATCAGTGCCTGCTTGCCAAAGGGTATTCTTAGGTTTCCACCCGCCGCCAGAGGAGCAGGTCCAGTGGGTGGCACCACAATGGGTGTGGACAACGTAGGCACTGGCGAAGAGATCCTTAAAGGTTGAGGTGGTCCATAAACGGGTTTCAGAGTCGGCGTTCCATGGAAGCTAATCGAGGAGATGGGAGCAACCACCGCTGGTGGTATATATGTGGACACCACTGGTGCTGATGTGGGTGGCAAATAGCGACTGACAAAACTGGCAGCGGGTGCAGTGGGACGACTTCTGGGCAAGGGTACCCTGGCGGTGGGCAAAGGCGGCAGAGCTGGTATTGGTGGCAGTGGATGGATCGTGGGCAAGGCACTAAACTGGTGGCCAGTGTAAATGGAGCCTGGTCCCGAAGGAGCTGAGGGAGCTGAAGGAGCTGTGGGTCTCGTGGGTCGCTGGTAATGATAGCCCACATCGGCAGCAGCCAGGGAGAGGAGCGTCAAGGAGAGCAGTCCTAGAATACTCAGTCGGTGGTAAGGCATctgtaaaaatttaaaaggagAAGGTTTTATTTACggctaataaatattattatttattaagtaatatttacttaatagCTTTACTTAACACTGGAAAACTTCAATTAAGTTGGGCAATTAAAAGAGGAAGTATTGGGTATGTCCCGCTTGGCACACACTCGTGTTTCTGCTGTTTTGTTGTGACATCATATAACCGCTCAATCAATTAGATAAATGTTTAATGAGCTCAGCCCCAGACAGTAAacataattgtttaaaaatcaCTAGCGTTGAGTGAGCAGTTAGTGTGGGTTATGGGGATTGGATACTCTATGAATTAAGACTTTGATTTGTAAagtaatttaaacttaaagaaaatatactattttataaaaattaaaagaaaataatataaatatttattatctatATGCAATCTCTTCTTCCCGTAAAATCCTCTAAAAAAcactattttgtaaattttttaaaaatatttccccaTAATTTTCTTACTTCTTTAAAATACCTAAAAAAGAGTACCTAAACTTCCCCCtatttcttgttaaaaaacCTCTCTAAAAACATTAGTCTTTAAAcgatttaattgatttaatttcgcAGTGCGCCAAGCTAACAGTAGTAACtggttatttatttgtttttttttttttttttgttgcccgCTGGAAGATCGCTGTTGAATCATTGGATCGAGTTAGCCGGCGGATCGGATCGATTCGAACTGAGCTACTGTAATTGGCGTGGATATTTCATGCAGAGATCGTTGCCCAAGGTGTCGCGTCGATCATAATgggaggaggcggtggccaAAAAGAGAGCCAGCCACAAGCTAATTAGCAAATCGGAAGGCAAACATTGTGTCTATCCTCCGTTCACTCCAGTCTTCAGGTGTAATCGCTGGCCAATTAAATCAAATCGCAGCACTTAATTggatatttatattcattccTCCCATTAACACTTCCCACACACCACCACCAGGAGCCGTCCTTTGTGTGCGGGCATTATCAATCTTTCTCGTTGGTtttaaacaaaaggaaaaaagtcTAACGAAAAATAGCCAGGCGGGCGGACACTTAATGATATTTATCAATTGGCCAAGTTGCCAGTGCCCAGCTCTAGCTCAAAGTACACTGAGGAAAATGTATTTGAGGGTCAAGAAAAtaagggaaatattttaaataaagaaataaatataaaataaacatttaaaatgtaacaTATTTTAACCCTTTAAATTCCTAACAAAATATACAactgtgttttatttttattaatatttttttctctttaacaaaaccaacaaaaacaatcaGCCACTGCAACTGGCAGCAGGTTCAAACTCAGGGGCCATGGCTGCTACTAAGGAAAAGGGGGGCCTAAAAAATAGCACCAATTCAGGGGGGGGAGCTGAGGCATAGAGAGGGGGCGAGGTGGGCGTGGGAAGTGTGCAGTAAAGTGGCGTGTggtcattgttgttgccttcaGATTCAGTTTAGTttagcttttgttgttgttattggtgGTGCTGCGTGGGCGTTGCTTGGGTGTCAGTGGCGGGTTCAGATCATGCATCGAGTTGTCGCCGGCTCACTTGCCGTTGTTTACATAAAAGGCGTTTAATTAAGTCATTAAACAAGTTGCGATAATAAAGCATGTATTTATGTAAGTGGTGTCACTCCAAAAATGGGGGTGGTGAAggcgatttttttgtttaaagattTTGTGGAAAATGGTCTGAATGTTTTTAGGGATTTAGATTTATAAGAGGGAAAAgtttgtattgtattttaaataaaaaagggaaaaagcttaagaacaaaaaatttaatgtattataaaattataatattataatatatattaaagtactttttttataatttcttcaATCTTAGATTAATAAATTCGTTTTTTgacaaagtaaaaaatatttttatatttttctaaataaagttattatacccttgcagggtattataatttcagtcagaagtttgcaacgcagtgaaggagacgtttccgaccctataaagtatatatattcttgatcagcatcaacaggggaatcatTCTAGATacgtcaggaagaaatcgattttttggccatttttgcaaaattttataaggggttaaaatttttgattttgataaaaaattgaattttcaaaatttttaaataaggtatgcagatttattaactgtagaaaatcttgcacagaaca
It contains:
- the Thor gene encoding eukaryotic translation initiation factor 4E-binding protein; this encodes MSASPTARQAITQALPMMTRKIVISDPIQMPEVYSSTPGGTLYSTTPGGTKLIYERAFMKNLRGSPLSQTPPSNVPSCLMRGTPRTPFRKCVPVPTELVKKTTSLKIEDQEQFQLEL
- the LOC108079571 gene encoding calphotin gives rise to the protein MPYHRLSILGLLSLTLLSLAAADVGYHYQRPTRPTAPSAPSAPSGPGSIYTGHQFSALPTIHPLPPIPALPPLPTARVPLPRSRPTAPAASFVSRYLPPTSAPVVSTYIPPAVVAPISSISFHGTPTLKPVYGPPQPLRISSPVPTLSTPIVVPPTGPAPLAAGGNLRIPFGKQALISPGESYVSNGRQLKQYAVIEIIDNDIDETPAPFLSGSSFFDRFGAHVGAPAANGIQLDSRANALLLEQQQLAIQPRSQGGSSQGGDAIALGSGGLGFVRLANGNVYLGSGSLGYISGQQRVASVLDARTRSESTSDALHFGHGPLGGADNLLRFK